A window from Catenulispora sp. MAP5-51 encodes these proteins:
- a CDS encoding helix-turn-helix domain-containing protein, which yields MPFERRRLACPLRRRRDDLGLSILEVSKRVGVHRDSVGRWEYALVPPRPIALVVWAQALGCSLGLREVAEPNSPLSTSNGRQIRDAVANARRSADGMRSAGRA from the coding sequence GTGCCATTTGAGCGGCGGCGATTGGCGTGTCCGTTGAGGCGCCGTCGTGACGATCTGGGGCTATCCATACTTGAGGTAAGTAAGCGAGTTGGCGTGCACCGGGACTCTGTTGGCCGGTGGGAATATGCGCTTGTACCTCCCCGACCTATTGCGTTGGTTGTGTGGGCTCAGGCGCTGGGGTGTTCGCTTGGGCTGCGAGAGGTGGCAGAGCCAAATAGCCCGCTGTCTACGTCGAATGGTCGGCAAATTCGGGACGCTGTTGCAAACGCGCGTCGCAGTGCTGACGGGATGCGAAGCGCGGGCCGGGCGTAG
- a CDS encoding helix-turn-helix transcriptional regulator yields MVLRVDARAKETFWQIILGLREARRDAGLTQDAAAVGLPVRGRAISEWETGANSPSLDHLILWADAVEQRLMITDRGVEKSRLVPQLPRETWVHFERRRLAQPLKLRRAARMKYHELAERIGVTEASVRRWEAVIVPPQPISLVVWAQELGCCLGLRSSERPDAQLRLQLRRYGLPALPDEHRRDRPLPARRVE; encoded by the coding sequence GTGGTGCTGCGGGTTGATGCCAGGGCTAAGGAAACGTTTTGGCAGATCATTCTTGGTTTGCGTGAGGCGCGCAGGGATGCGGGTTTGACTCAGGATGCGGCGGCGGTCGGGCTACCGGTGCGGGGTCGAGCGATCTCTGAATGGGAGACCGGGGCGAATTCGCCGAGCCTTGACCACCTGATCTTGTGGGCGGATGCGGTTGAGCAGCGTCTGATGATCACGGACCGTGGTGTGGAGAAGAGCAGGCTTGTTCCGCAGCTCCCCCGGGAAACGTGGGTTCATTTTGAGCGGCGGCGGCTGGCGCAACCGCTGAAGCTGCGGCGGGCTGCGCGCATGAAGTATCACGAGTTGGCCGAGCGTATCGGTGTGACAGAGGCCTCTGTCAGACGGTGGGAGGCCGTGATCGTACCGCCGCAGCCGATCTCGCTGGTGGTGTGGGCTCAGGAGTTGGGGTGTTGTCTTGGGCTGCGTTCCTCGGAGAGGCCGGATGCACAGCTGCGTCTGCAATTGCGTCGGTACGGCTTGCCCGCGCTGCCTGACGAGCATCGCAGGGACAGGCCGTTGCCGGCGCGGCGAGTCGAGTAG
- a CDS encoding tetratricopeptide repeat protein has translation MSGDARDPKIPSSLTRRPEFVDACASRNMLEVFRLSSKYGGLSTAALGRMTGLGPGRVREVLNGKRTIKGFDVIEAVADGIGIPGNLLGLATRPWEPQVADEQSSPQKELQAWQLADALTRSSVSSTALAQMERAAMQLAGLYPSTSPEQLMPQVLSLSSRVHEVLSMPSALRIRRRTIQVAGILAGLAGHIYLDLGDRDRSASFYEVGRIAGEEAEDDGLIAWVLTMQSIGQFFEGEPASAVEYLEQAARLTQGGSNQRRHAWVTAQLARAYAMSGDSNAALRSLERASSSLEGADDAGGIDFFDQARLSGIAGTCNLLIGQSAAASRILAEALNRRAPEDYKGRALLTMDLASCLIAEGEVEEACSVAGAALNVASDSIVQPIAIRARALRQELHQWSELGSVQAFGERLQAQLSSPATLEG, from the coding sequence ATGAGCGGGGACGCCCGTGACCCGAAGATCCCGTCATCGCTGACACGCCGACCGGAGTTCGTCGACGCTTGCGCGAGTCGCAACATGCTGGAGGTCTTTAGGCTCTCCAGCAAATACGGCGGTCTGAGTACAGCTGCGCTCGGACGTATGACCGGTTTGGGCCCTGGTCGGGTGCGTGAAGTTCTCAATGGCAAGCGCACGATCAAGGGCTTTGACGTCATCGAAGCCGTTGCCGATGGAATCGGCATCCCTGGAAACTTGCTTGGTTTGGCAACGAGGCCGTGGGAGCCACAAGTTGCCGATGAGCAGAGCAGCCCGCAGAAGGAGCTCCAGGCGTGGCAGCTCGCAGATGCACTAACACGGTCGTCGGTCAGCTCAACGGCGCTCGCTCAGATGGAGCGCGCAGCCATGCAACTCGCGGGCCTGTATCCATCGACATCACCAGAACAACTCATGCCGCAGGTTCTGAGCCTGTCGAGCAGGGTTCACGAGGTCCTGTCCATGCCGTCGGCCTTGAGGATTAGGCGCCGGACCATCCAGGTGGCCGGGATTCTCGCTGGCCTTGCCGGACATATCTATCTCGATCTTGGGGACCGCGATCGGTCTGCGAGCTTCTACGAAGTGGGACGTATTGCCGGCGAGGAAGCCGAAGATGACGGCCTCATCGCATGGGTTCTCACCATGCAGAGCATCGGCCAGTTCTTCGAGGGAGAGCCTGCGTCAGCGGTCGAGTACCTTGAGCAAGCGGCTCGACTCACGCAGGGCGGATCCAATCAGCGACGCCACGCGTGGGTGACTGCGCAACTAGCCAGGGCGTACGCGATGAGCGGGGACTCAAACGCGGCTTTGCGGAGCCTCGAACGAGCTTCATCGAGCCTTGAAGGTGCCGATGACGCAGGTGGCATCGATTTCTTTGATCAAGCGCGGCTGAGCGGAATTGCGGGTACGTGCAACCTGTTGATTGGGCAGTCCGCCGCCGCGAGCCGGATTCTGGCTGAAGCCTTGAACCGGCGAGCGCCCGAAGACTACAAGGGGCGAGCCCTGCTGACAATGGACCTAGCCTCTTGCCTCATCGCTGAGGGCGAGGTCGAGGAAGCCTGTTCAGTGGCCGGGGCTGCCCTGAACGTAGCCTCCGATTCGATAGTTCAGCCGATCGCCATTCGGGCTCGTGCATTGCGGCAGGAGCTCCACCAGTGGAGCGAACTAGGATCGGTCCAAGCATTTGGAGAGCGCCTGCAGGCGCAGCTCTCATCACCTGCGACGTTGGAGGGCTGA
- a CDS encoding NUDIX hydrolase: MRWRSHGRRAVYESDWVNVWLEDVEIPGVGRIEHHVLTMPRPSTTAVVTDAEGHILLMWRHRFITDEWGWEVPAGWADPGESPEKAIRREIEEETGWRPAQVSKMISYNALSGISTMKFTAYHATECVYVGPPSDLSESTCLKWFTPEDAGKLIADGQVPDGPSLTALSFYLALGAHSAA; this comes from the coding sequence TTGCGTTGGCGCAGTCACGGACGCCGAGCCGTCTACGAGAGCGACTGGGTCAACGTCTGGCTGGAAGACGTCGAAATCCCTGGTGTCGGCCGCATCGAACATCACGTTTTGACGATGCCGCGGCCATCGACGACTGCCGTGGTGACTGACGCCGAGGGGCACATCCTGCTCATGTGGCGTCATCGGTTCATCACTGACGAGTGGGGTTGGGAAGTGCCAGCTGGATGGGCGGATCCCGGAGAATCGCCGGAGAAGGCCATCCGACGTGAGATTGAGGAGGAGACGGGTTGGCGCCCCGCCCAAGTCTCCAAGATGATCAGCTACAACGCGCTCAGCGGGATCTCAACGATGAAGTTCACGGCCTACCACGCCACTGAGTGCGTTTACGTGGGACCGCCTTCCGACCTGAGCGAATCGACGTGTCTCAAGTGGTTCACGCCGGAGGATGCCGGGAAGCTGATCGCAGATGGTCAAGTGCCGGACGGTCCGTCTCTTACAGCCCTATCGTTCTATCTCGCCTTGGGTGCGCATTCGGCGGCGTAA
- a CDS encoding GntR family transcriptional regulator: MARIVRNDALYKQVTDAIRDDITQGVYKPGEALPSEARMLEQYGVSRTTLRQALVILRTEGLIEVQHGRGAFVRSRPTAAAALTRPRTDPLHTIGSVHIFRQDADAATAALTGVPEGSALYVRETTATDPVTGRRVLTRTLLPFTAAEGTELETDPFPERPALLAALSARHGKLTAKELVSARMPTPDETKALALPDITPILETTLVTTAKGRTVLAETETTSAEAIRLVYPVK; the protein is encoded by the coding sequence ATGGCACGGATCGTCAGAAACGATGCGCTCTACAAGCAGGTCACAGACGCTATCCGCGACGACATCACCCAAGGCGTTTACAAGCCGGGTGAGGCGCTCCCGTCTGAGGCCCGGATGCTTGAGCAGTACGGCGTGTCACGCACGACCCTGCGCCAGGCCCTTGTCATTCTTCGCACCGAAGGCCTGATCGAGGTCCAGCACGGCCGGGGCGCCTTCGTCCGCAGCAGACCCACCGCCGCCGCCGCCTTGACCCGCCCACGCACCGACCCGCTGCACACCATCGGCTCCGTGCACATCTTCCGCCAGGACGCCGACGCCGCAACCGCCGCACTCACCGGCGTACCCGAGGGCAGCGCCCTGTACGTGCGCGAGACGACCGCCACCGATCCCGTTACTGGCCGCAGGGTCCTTACTCGCACGCTGCTTCCTTTTACCGCCGCCGAGGGTACCGAGTTGGAGACCGATCCGTTTCCCGAGCGCCCGGCCCTACTGGCCGCGCTGTCCGCACGACACGGCAAGCTCACCGCCAAAGAGCTTGTGAGCGCACGCATGCCCACCCCCGACGAGACCAAGGCACTCGCCCTCCCAGACATCACACCGATTCTTGAGACCACACTGGTAACCACCGCCAAGGGCCGGACCGTACTCGCCGAAACCGAGACCACCAGCGCCGAGGCCATCCGCCTCGTCTACCCGGTCAAGTAG